The following DNA comes from Phormidium ambiguum IAM M-71.
GGAATATCCTGCGAAGATTGGCTACATGGCATTATTTCTTTGTTGTGTCATGACATCGGTTACGTTAAAGGTGTTTGTCGTCAAGATAGACCTTTAGAAAACCTATACGCCACCGGAATTAATGGCGAAATGGTCAGACTAAATCCTGGTTCTTCTGATGCTAGTTTAGCTCCTTATCATGTAGACCGAGGTAAACAATTTATTCAAGAACGTTTTGGTTATCACAAATTAATTGATGCTCCAACCATACAACGGAATATGGAATTAACTCGGTTCCCAGTACCCAACGATGAAGACCATCAAGACACAGGAAATTGTCCAGGTTTAGTTCGCGCTGCCGATTTAATTGGTCAATTAAGTGACCCCAGATACTTGAAAAAAATTGGCGCACTTTACTACGAATTTGAAGAAACAGGTGTAAACAAAAATCTTGGCTATCGCCATCCCGGAGATTTACGAAATAATTACGCCAAGTTCTACTGGAATGTAGTTTATCCCTATATCGATCCAGCACTAAGATATTTGGAATTAACTCAGGAAGGCAAACAAATTTTAGCGAATCTTTACGCTAATGTCTTCGTGATTGAACATGAAATGCCTGCTGTTGAAGCTGCATAATGTAAATCGATTAATTACAACTGAGATGAGTTAATTTATTTAGTTTGGGTAGGTAATTTACTTAGCCTATAACAAGCTTTCTTGATGAAAAAATAGAAAGCTATCTCTACTCGAAATCATTCGGAGTAAATCGCTATGACTTTTAAAATTCTCTGCTTAGATGGCGGGGGAATGCGGGGCATTATTTCGGCTCGGATTCTTCAAGAAGTAGAAAAAGAAATCAAGGAGAGAAAAGGTTTAGCTTTACACGAATATTTTGACATGATCGCGGGAACTTCCACCGGATCGATATTAACCGCAGGAATTGCCACCAAAAAAACTAGTCAGCAGTTAATCGATCTCTACAAAACCGAAGGAAAATATATTTTCCCTCCCAGAAAATTAGCTCCATTTTTACAAAAAATAGCCGATTTTTTTAGTTCTTCTAAATATAGCAATGAAGGATTAATTAATGTTTTGCAAAATCGGATAGGCAATATCCAAATCAGCCAAGTTAAACATCCAATTATTTTAATTCTTGGTTATGATTTGCTATATCGGAATACAACTTTTTTTACTAATTTTCATCCCGATCAAGGATTGAAATGGTATGATGATACGCCTCTTTGGGAAATTTGTGTTAGTTCATCTTCAGCACCAACTTACTTTCCTCCCTATCTATTAAAAGTTTATAATCCAGAAAAATTTGGTGATTGGAATTTTCCCCATATTGATGGAGGTGTTGCTGCTAATAACCCATCTTTAGCAGCAATTAGTTTAGTTTTAAGAATTAGTCACAATCCCGATGTACCGCTAGAAATTAAACAAGAATATAAAGTAGATAATCTGGAATTAGAAGATATTTCTGTGCTTTCTATTAGTACGGGACGTGGTGGAGAACCATATCGTTATGAAGAAGCAAAAGAGTGGAAATCCCTAGATTGGGCGCAAAAAATTTCTGATGTATTTATGGAACCTACAGCAGAAATAGCCGCAACAATTTGTCGGCAACTTTTGGGAGGGTATGATTCCAAACGTTATTTAAGACTTGAGTTTGAATTAAATGAAAGATTCAAAGCTAAAGAAAATGAAACTTATAAAGATACTCGTGAATTAGTGCCTAAAGAACAGAGAATTAATCGGTTTACACAAAAGAAACTTAGTGAAGCGATCGATGATTCTAGCGAACAATATATACAAGATGCCCTAGAAGCAGCAACAGCTTTTGTAGAAACAGGTTGTACTTATTATAATAGAGCCCTTTGTGGGCCTTTGGTGAAAAATGCGATCGCAGATTTCCTCACCAACAATTAATCCGTTTGCAAGTCCGCGTAGGCGGACTTAGTTTGTGTAGCTGGGGTTTCAACCGCCAAATTTTTTAGGAATTTTTAACTTGTAAAACCTGCACAAAATCTCCAGCATTTACCAAGGTTTCTCCCACAGGTAAAACTCCTAACCCATTCGTTTGTGCCAAGTTAATCAAATTCCCTGAATTCTGAGTTCCACCAGCTAAACTAAACTCATATTCACCATTAACTAAATGTAATTGTCCCCACAAATAAGATTCTCTTTTGCCATCGGATTTTAAAGAATGTCGGGTTTTAGCTTGTACAAACTTGGGTTGCCAAAAATCTTGAATACCCGCAAGTTTTTCGATCGCTGGTTGCACAAATCGCCAAAAAGTTACTAAAGACGAAACCGGATTTCCGGGTAAACCAAAATAAAGAACTGGCGATCGATCCTTAGATAAATTAAACTTCGCAAAAGTCAAAGGTTTTCCGGGTTTAATTGCAATGGCACGAATCTGAATTTCTCCCCCTAAAGAAGAGAGAATCCGATCGACAAAATCATAATCTCCCACCGAAACACCGCCGGAAGAAATCACAATATCAGCAGATGTTAAAGCTTGAGAAATCGCATTTTTTAGCTGTTCTGGATCGTCAGGAATAATTCCCAACATTTGCGGAACTGCACCAGCTTGCTTCACTAAAGTCGCCAAAGCATACTGATTCGAGTCTACCAACTGACCGGGTTTTAATGTTTGTTCAGGTGTTACTAGTTCGTCGCCTGTGGAGAGAATTGCCACAACCGGACGACGATAAACTGGAATTTGGGTACATTGGGCGGAAGCGAGGACAGCGATTTCCGTTGCGCCAATGTTGATACCTGGGGAAAGCAAAGGTGTTCCTGCTTTGGAATAAGAACCTTTCTGGCGAACAAAAGCTTGAGGTGCAGACGCACTTAAAATAGTGACAAAATTGCCTTCTCGCTGGGTTACTTCCTGCATGACTACAGTATCCGCCCCTTTTGGCATCATTGCGCCTGTAAATATTCGCGCCGCTTGTCCGGGTTGAATTGATTTTTCAGGGGATTTTCCCGCCGGAATTTCGGTAATAATCTCTAAAATGGCAGGGTTTTTGGCATTACATTCGGCTATATCTGTGTGACGGACAGCGTAACCATCCATTGCTGAGTTATCCCAATGGGGGAAATCTAGTTGACTGGTGATTTCTTGAGCCAGAATCCGCCCGGATGCCTCTAATAGGTCTACAATTTCTATGTCCCGCTCAGGATTGAGGGGTTCGACTGAATTGAAGATAATTTGTTCTGCTTGTTGAACTGGTAACATGAGATTGAAAAGTGAAGCGTTTAGTTGCTGAACTTACCCGAAATATGAAATGATAGATATTTGTGTTTAATTCTGCCCAGACTTTAGAGTTTGTAAAATTATGGCTAAAGGTGTTCGCATCATTGTGACATTGGAATGCACCGAATGTCGCACTAACCCGGAAAAGCGATCGCCCGGTGTTTCTCGGTATACCACAGCAAAAAACCGTCGGAATACGACGGCGAGGCTAGAACTGAAAAAGTTTTGCCCCCACTGTAACAAACATACCGTTCACAAAGAAATCAAATAGTCATTAGTCATAGTTACCTTTAACTAGCGACCAATGACCCAAGGATAAATTCCCAAGGAAAATTGACCATGACATATTTTCGTCGTCGCCTATCTCCGATTAAGCCTAGCGAACCCATCGACTATAAAGATGTGGATTTGCTCCGTAAGTTTATCACCGAGCGCGGTAAAATTTTGCCTCGCCGGATTACTGGATTAACCGCCAAGCAGCAAAGAGATTTAACTATTGCCATTAAGCGGGCGCGGATTCTGGCATTATTACCATTCATTAACCAAGAAGGGTAAAAACAAAATAGATTGAGTGATGAGTGATGAGTTTTGCAGATCGAAATGCTGTCAGGGCGGGTTTTGGAGATTAATTTGTTGATTAATAAACAAGGATAATGACTGAACCTGTCCCGAAAACTCAAAACTCAAAACTCCCAATATATGCAGACTGGGGATTTTTGCAATTGTGGAAAAGGGAAGGCTGGTTGAATTTAGATTACATGGAGAACGGCGTTTAGCCGTTGCAGAACGTCCAGATGGTAAAACTAACTGGATTGTAGTTGACGATCGCGGTCAATCTTACAACATTCATCCCCGGCAAGTCACTTACGAAGTTA
Coding sequences within:
- a CDS encoding Npun_R2479 family HD domain-containing metalloprotein, with product MFDATQLIIDRFVQELREGYRRTYGGWKTDYADIIAWAGNMALENIANSDALYHNVEHTILVTLVGQEIMRGKHIREGGISCEDWLHGIISLLCHDIGYVKGVCRQDRPLENLYATGINGEMVRLNPGSSDASLAPYHVDRGKQFIQERFGYHKLIDAPTIQRNMELTRFPVPNDEDHQDTGNCPGLVRAADLIGQLSDPRYLKKIGALYYEFEETGVNKNLGYRHPGDLRNNYAKFYWNVVYPYIDPALRYLELTQEGKQILANLYANVFVIEHEMPAVEAA
- a CDS encoding patatin-like phospholipase family protein, giving the protein MTFKILCLDGGGMRGIISARILQEVEKEIKERKGLALHEYFDMIAGTSTGSILTAGIATKKTSQQLIDLYKTEGKYIFPPRKLAPFLQKIADFFSSSKYSNEGLINVLQNRIGNIQISQVKHPIILILGYDLLYRNTTFFTNFHPDQGLKWYDDTPLWEICVSSSSAPTYFPPYLLKVYNPEKFGDWNFPHIDGGVAANNPSLAAISLVLRISHNPDVPLEIKQEYKVDNLELEDISVLSISTGRGGEPYRYEEAKEWKSLDWAQKISDVFMEPTAEIAATICRQLLGGYDSKRYLRLEFELNERFKAKENETYKDTRELVPKEQRINRFTQKKLSEAIDDSSEQYIQDALEAATAFVETGCTYYNRALCGPLVKNAIADFLTNN
- the glp gene encoding gephyrin-like molybdotransferase Glp, translated to MLPVQQAEQIIFNSVEPLNPERDIEIVDLLEASGRILAQEITSQLDFPHWDNSAMDGYAVRHTDIAECNAKNPAILEIITEIPAGKSPEKSIQPGQAARIFTGAMMPKGADTVVMQEVTQREGNFVTILSASAPQAFVRQKGSYSKAGTPLLSPGINIGATEIAVLASAQCTQIPVYRRPVVAILSTGDELVTPEQTLKPGQLVDSNQYALATLVKQAGAVPQMLGIIPDDPEQLKNAISQALTSADIVISSGGVSVGDYDFVDRILSSLGGEIQIRAIAIKPGKPLTFAKFNLSKDRSPVLYFGLPGNPVSSLVTFWRFVQPAIEKLAGIQDFWQPKFVQAKTRHSLKSDGKRESYLWGQLHLVNGEYEFSLAGGTQNSGNLINLAQTNGLGVLPVGETLVNAGDFVQVLQVKNS
- the rpmG gene encoding 50S ribosomal protein L33; this encodes MAKGVRIIVTLECTECRTNPEKRSPGVSRYTTAKNRRNTTARLELKKFCPHCNKHTVHKEIK
- the rpsR gene encoding 30S ribosomal protein S18, coding for MTYFRRRLSPIKPSEPIDYKDVDLLRKFITERGKILPRRITGLTAKQQRDLTIAIKRARILALLPFINQEG